Below is a window of candidate division WOR-3 bacterium DNA.
TGGGAATGGGGGTTAAGTTTATTTATAAAAAGATCCAAAATGCTCTTGCAGTGGGTGCAGGTGTAGATGTTGGTATTATATACGAAATGGAAAATTACTCAATTGGTGGTGTGATAAGAGACATTTTTACCTCACCTTTATTCTGGGATGGGAGAACAGAATATATTGAACCTTCTTTTCTTTTAGGAATGGGGTTTAAAAGAAAAGTAGGTAGAATGCCAATTCTTTTTGAGGTTGATTTATTAAAGGACGATTTTGGAGTTAATCATAATTTAGGAATTGAGATTGGCTTGAATGATTGGTTAAAGATTAGAGGAGGTTTTTTTAACGATCAATTAACCCTTGGGTGTGGAGTTATGAAGAAAGAATTTAATGTTAATTATGCTCTCAGTTTACACTCAGATTTGTTGATATCTCACAGGGTTTCTTTATCTTATAGGTTAAGATAAGTCTGTTTTATATTCTTCTATTTCTTCTTTCAATTTATATAGGATGTTATGTGCTTCTTTAGGAGTTATATTATCTGGATTTAAGGATTTAATCTTATTTAAAATAATATTTTCGGGTTGAAAAAGAGATTTTTGTCTTACCTTTGGTGGATGTTTTCTTTTAATTCGATCATCTTCTCTTAAGTCTTTTAGAAGTTCTTTTGCTCTGATTATTACATTCTCAGGAAGACCAGCCAGTTTTGCAACTTCAATTCCATAGCTTCTGTCTGATGAACCTTTTTTAACTTCTCTTAAGAAGATTATTTCATCCTCAGTTTCTTTCACAGAGACATTGTAATTTACAATTGTTTTGTAATATTCTTCTAACTCTGTCAATTCATGGTAATGAGTTGCAAAAAGAACAAGGGGCTTTTCGGGAATGGAATTTAGATATTCTATTACAGCCCAAGCAATCGAGAGTCCATCATAAGTGCTTGTGCCCCGTCCAATCTCATCAAGGATTACAAGGCTCCTATTTGTTACATTGTTTAGAATATTCGCTGTCTCATTCATTTCTGCAAGGAATGTTGAAACTCCTCTAGTAAGGTCATCAGAAGCTCCGATACGGGTAAAGATGCTATCCACTATTCCTAAATGAGCTTCTTTGGCTGGGACAAAAGATCCTATTTGAGCCATTATAGTTATTAGAGCAATTTGTCTTAAATAGGTTGATTTCCCAGCCATATTTGGGCCAGTTAGAACTATTATCCTTTCCTCTTCGTTTAAATTGATATCATTTGGGATGAATTCTCCTTCTTTTAAGATTTTTTCAATGACAGGGTGTCTTCCCTCTATAATTTTTATTCCTTTATTTAATGAAATTTTGGGCCTGGAATAGTTATTTGTAATTGCAAGCTCAGCAAGACCTCCTAATACATCAATTACGGAAATAGCAGAAGCTGTTGCTTCAAACTCACTTATGTAACTTTGTAAATTTTCTAATAAATCTTCAAAGAGCTTTTTTTCAATTTCGTTTTGTCTTTCTTCTGCAAGTAGAATTTTTGATTCAAATTCTTTTAATTCCTCTGTTATAAATCTTTCACAGTTTGTGAGAGTTTGCTTCTTTATATAATTTGGAGGAACCCCTTTAAGTTTTGCTTTTGTTATTTCTATATAATAACCAAACACCGAGTTATATCCTACTCTTAATTTATCAATCCCTGTTTTTCTTTTTTCTTCTTCTTCATATTTCAGGATCCAGTCTTTCCCTTTGAAAGCGAAGTCCCTTATTTCATCTAATTCAGAATTATATCCTTTTTTAAAAATTCCTGTAGAATTTATCTTCGCGGGAGGGTCTTCTACAATTGCTTTATCAATTAGTGCTGTTATATTTTTTAAATCGGGG
It encodes the following:
- the mutS gene encoding DNA mismatch repair protein MutS, with amino-acid sequence MTPILKQYLEIKEKYKDSILLFHMGDFYETFYEDAKITSKILNITLTSKPMGKNIRVPLAGIPIKAADSYIEKLVRSGKKVAICEQVEDPKLTKGIVKREVVEVITSGTIMTPSLLKDSDNNYLVSIIKSGEIYGIAFSDISTGEFQAGEIKNLIDELNRLSPKEIIIPEEGVPIELSTQIPISKVEPYKFTPEFALKLIKEHFGILSIEAFGLSERSPAVGAIGALLSYIKENQKTLLKHIKKISRFNPEKGMFLDGATIRNLELITKINGEVKGSLLDTINKTITSMGNRLLKKWLLFPSIDITEIEDRLNGIEELLYKTNILRKAREKLKEIYDIERITGRVSTKRATPRDLISLKISLKRAEELKKIISNLSSPIFKEVEKKIPDLKNITALIDKAIVEDPPAKINSTGIFKKGYNSELDEIRDFAFKGKDWILKYEEEEKRKTGIDKLRVGYNSVFGYYIEITKAKLKGVPPNYIKKQTLTNCERFITEELKEFESKILLAEERQNEIEKKLFEDLLENLQSYISEFEATASAISVIDVLGGLAELAITNNYSRPKISLNKGIKIIEGRHPVIEKILKEGEFIPNDINLNEEERIIVLTGPNMAGKSTYLRQIALITIMAQIGSFVPAKEAHLGIVDSIFTRIGASDDLTRGVSTFLAEMNETANILNNVTNRSLVILDEIGRGTSTYDGLSIAWAVIEYLNSIPEKPLVLFATHYHELTELEEYYKTIVNYNVSVKETEDEIIFLREVKKGSSDRSYGIEVAKLAGLPENVIIRAKELLKDLREDDRIKRKHPPKVRQKSLFQPENIILNKIKSLNPDNITPKEAHNILYKLKEEIEEYKTDLS